In the bacterium SCSIO 12741 genome, CGGTATACCAGAACATTCGTAGCATATTTTTTACATTGACAAGTGTACTTGAATTCCCTGTCGTCGATCTTTGCCAATTGGCCAAAGGTTGGTTGAATGAATAGTTGTTAGCTGCATTACTGGAGGCAAACATGTAGCTCATGTTTTCAACCGCTGTAACGTTCCAATCACCAATGGGTTGATTAAAATCATTGGCATTGTAGAACATAGACGACATGTTCTTCACGTTTTGGGTTGTGCTCGTATTCCCCGAAGTTGATCGTTCCCAATTATTCAGAGCTTGGTTAAATGGGGTATTGGCAAACATGAAACTCATGTCTTGAACGGAGGAAACATCCCAACTTCCCACACTTTTGTTGAAGGGAGATGCCCGAAACATATTGCTCATATTCGTGACCGAACTTACATCCCAGTTGTCAATTCCTGAATTAAAATCAGAAAAGGCAAACATGTTAAACATTGTAGTCACATTGGCCGTGGAGCTTGACGTTGGCGAAGTTCTTTCCCACCCGTTCAAAGGCTGCCCTCCATTGGTAAATGAATTGGCCTGAAAAAACATCTTTTCCATATTGGTAACATTGGAAACATTCCAGGCACTCAAGTCCTGATCAAACACCAAACTATGATTGAACATAGACTTCATAGTAGTTGCTCCTGCTGTATTCCAATTGGAAATATCCTGATCGAACTTGTAAGCCTTAAAGAAGAAATACTCCATATCCCAAACATTGGCCAGGGTACTCACGTCTGGAGAAGTTCTTTCCCAATTACCCAGCTTATCTATTCCACCATTATTAAAAACTTCCGCTCCATTGAACATACCGAGCATTCGAGTTACCTTGCTCACATTCCAATCCGAAATATCCTGATCGAATTTTTTGGTCAATGCAAAAGTTTCGATCATGGTGGTTACTTTACCCACATCCCATGAGCCAATGGGTTGATTAAAAGACTGGGCATTTAAGAAGGTTCTTGTCAGGTGGGTAACGGATGAAGTGTTCCAATTGGATATGTTCGCATTGAACTGCGTACAACCTGCAAATAGATTGGTTAGATCCACAAAACCGCTGGTGGTACGGCCGGTGGCTGAGTTCTCCCAGGATCCCACGCCACCATCTATGAGCGAGCTTGCCCCATTGAACATTCCACTCAGGTCGCTCACGTTGGACATATCCCAATCCTGCATCGGGCCAACGAAGCTGGTGCACTCCCGAAACATTTCGTGGGCACTGGTTACATTGCTCATATCAGGAGGTAAATGAGCTCCTAATGTCAAATGCGTACATCCGTAAAAGGCATCTACAAAAGACGACCACTGAATATCACCCCATTGAACAATCTCGGTAATCAAATCTTTACTACCTCCATTGTTAAACCAAATAGCGGGGAAGGTTCCGCGAATATTGATGGTTACGGTCATCGGTGCACTACCTGTGTTCACATAACTATGGGAAGCATCACCGGTTAAACCTTGATCAACGGGATCAAAAACGCCATCATTGTCCCAATCGATATCATAGTTGTATTGATAATTACCAAGACTGGCTTGGGTAGGAATAGTTACCACGGTTGTTCCTCCTGCCGGAATACTCCATCTCGTTACAAACCAACTCGGATCTGGACAAACGTCGTATTTACTCTGGTGATCTCCATCAAACTGCCATCCTTTGTTACTCATCAGGTTTGCTCTCGAAGTAAAAGATGATCCATAGAAAAGTCCATCAGCACCAAGTACCAAATTGGACGCTATTCCCACTTGAGACTCCCATCCGTTCAAGGTGGCCTGGTAGTTACAATCAGAAAGCCCTGATGCGCTCAACATGTTATTCAAATCGGTTGCACTCGACATGTCCCAATCTCCTATGTACTGATCAAAAGAAACCGCCCCTTCGAATAGGTGAGACATATCTTCTACCGAAGACGTGGTCCAACTGGAAGATTGCTGAAAATCATAGTTAAAGGAAGTCGCATTGGCAAACATGGCGCTCATATTAGTAACAGCACCCGTATTCCAATTAGCTAAGGGTTGATTAAAGGCTGAAGCTCCAGCAAAGAGAGAGGACATGTCCGTTACAGCATTAACCGCCCAATTGGATAAATTCTGATTGAAGCTGGAGGCATTCATAAAGGTTCCGCGCATATCGGTAATGTTGGAAACATCCCAATTAGATATATCTACATCGAAAGACGTTGCTCCGCTGAAGGCATAGCTTATATCGGTGACTTGAGACAAGTCAGGCGCATTGGCTGGTAAAGTAGTCAAGTTGGAGCATCCATAGAAGGCGAGTCCGAACGTTTGCCATTGGGTTCCTCCCCAATCTGTGACACCGGTCAACTTTATCCGATCATCGTGATCCAATCCTCGAAAGAAAAACGCTGGAAAGGTGCTACTGTTATTCGGCCTAATGTGGACCGTTTGCGCACCTGAACTTGAATAAACGTGGGACACATTTCCTGTTGCGCCCATCACATCGTAAATTCCATCACCATCCCAATCGACATCATAGTCATAGATATAGGATACCCCCGGATGAGTAGGAATAACCACCTTATTATCCGATCCAGGCTCCAGGTACCAGGTTGTTGTTATCACCTGGGCAGGCAAGGCCCCAACGACTAAAAGCAGGAGCATAAAAAAGGGAATTTCTTTTTTCATAGCTAATTGATTTTAACAGAGTTAGTAAACAAAAGATAATTCCTCAAAGTACGGAGGCTGGCGGGTCTAAGCAGAAACCATTTCACAGCTGCGCACCCCAGATTCATAATGAATCAATCCGGTTTCAAAACCGCATAAAAAAAGGCCACCCCGATCCGGAGCAGCCTTTCATTTTATGAATGTGGTATCTCTTAGTGAATCCCCTTGGCAGCCAAGTAACGCTCAGCATCCAGGGCAGCCATACAACCGGTTCCAGCGGCAGTTACTGCCTGGCGATATACTTTATCAGCCGCATCACCGGAAACGAATACTCCTTCAATATTGGTTTGAGAAGTACCTGGCTTGTTTAGAATGTATCCAACGTCATCCAAATCGAGCCATCCCTTGAAAATGTCTGTGTTAGGCTTATGGCCAATAGCAACAAAGAATCCTTCCACATTGATGGTCGTTTCTTCATTGGTTTTGTTGTTCAACAAACGAGCACCTTCTACCCCATTCTCACCCAATACTTCCTGGGTTTCATGGTTGTACAAAATTTCGATGTTTTCGGTATTCTCAACCCGGTGCTGCATCGCTTTAGAAGCACGCATGTGGTCCTTGCGAACAATCATGTAAACTTTATTACACAATTTGGCCAGGTAAGTAGCCTCTTCTGCAGCGGTATCACCAGCTCCAACGATGGCTACATCTTTTCCACGGTAGAAGAAACCGTCACAAACCGCACAGGCAGATACTCCTCCACCCATGTCTCTCAAGCGGATCTCAGATTCCAACCCAAGCCATTTGGCTGAAGCACCTGTTGAAATGATTACACTATCAGCTGAAATCCAATCACCACCATCCACTTGAACGTAGTGAATAGGACCTTCAAATTTCACCTCAGTTACAAAACCGTAACGAATGTCGGTATCAAATCTTTCAGCTTGCTTTTTGAATTCTTCCATCATGTTAGGGCCGGTAACACCTTCCGGGTAACCAGGAAAATTTTCCACCTCAGTGGTATCCATTAACTGCCCTCCAGGTTGCATACCCTGAATCATTACGGGACTAAGATCGGCACGAGCGGCGTAAATCGCAGCTGTATATCCAGCAGGACCCGAACCGATAATCACACATTTATGATGTTCTTTTACTTCCATGGTTTAATCTATTGTAATAAGGGTAGCAAATGTAGTTCGCACTCAGGTAGGAAAAAAGTCTTTTAGTGCCTTGTTAACACATTTTTAGGTCATCTACTTACCACATTGTGCAAGTCGTTGACGAGGGAATAAAATCAATCCTAACGGCGCCTAAAAAAAGCCGGACCACGAAACCACTTAATCATTACCTTTAGTGGAACAAACAACGGGAGGTTATGAGTAAAGTGGATAACCCTCTTGTCAGAGAATTAAAACGAGAGGAAGAATACGAAAAGCAAAAAAGCATTATTCGGGAGGCGAACTATATTTTGCGTAACCGAAAGCTGGAGGAGGTATTGATTGAACAAATTCAAAGTCCCTCTTCTCGCCCTACCCTCTCTTACCAAGTTTCGGAAAGCAGTTTTTGCCAATCTTCTATCCGAACCATTTGCCTTCGCTACCGTTTGCGATTTCTCCCCCTCCACTTATACAAAGGAGACATTCCTCCCAAGGCCCAGTTTATTATTCATAAGTACCAGGATTTACTAGGCATGAAAGCTGCTGATTTTCGAATCGCTGCACCGGCCGAAAAATTCCAACTCAGGGATTGCACAAACGACCCCTTGCTCTTTCTACGCGTGGGAGACGATCGTTTTTTACTGGTTCATCAATGGGGACGTGATATGAGTCGTTTTCGGAAAGTCATATCCTACCCTTGGATTAGCATGAGCCACCTGATCAAGTCGGTAATTATGGTCTCGCTTCTTCTTACTTTGATTTTCCCGGATAGCTTACTTTTGGCGGATCAAGCGTCTACCGGTATGCGGATTCAACTTCACGGCTACCTTTTTCTGGTCACCGGTGGGTTATTGTTTTTCGCATCACTGATTTATGGCGTGATGACGTCGCAGGATTTTTCCTCCGACAATTGGAACGACAAGTATTTTAATTGATGACGGCATTTTTTTCGGGCCGAGTAGGCTCCTTCCTTTCCTTTTCCATCCTTTTTTCTTTGATCCTAATGCTTTCTGCATGTCAGGAATCCGGTCCTTGTGAATGGTACACTTCCAAGTTCCATGCTGGTATTTCGGCTATCGAATTCAAGGAGGTAAACGCCAATGGAGATTCCACCTATCGGGTGATGCTCCAATTTGACCAGGGAACGCTTTCTCGGGAATACCAGGATTTAGGAGAATTGAGAAATGTAGAAATCACCCAAGAGGCCCTGGTTCGCAATACGCTTCGCGTAGGTGTTTCATTCACCGGTTCCATCAGCGATGTAAAATCCGGAAATTGTGAGTCACCCATAGTCGCATTTGACCAAAAGTGGCGTTAACATTTTGGGTTATTTTTGACCCGTGTCCACGAACAAAAACTTTCACCTCAAAAAAAGGAAGGAACCTTCCGTAGAGCAGATTCTTGCCGGAATTCAATCGGGCGATCGTTACCTTTTGGCTCAAGGCATAACCTGGCTGGAAAGTAAAAAACCTCAGCACCGGGTAAAGGCCCATCAGCTGATCAATCAAGCTCTGCAACAACCCAAAAAATCGATTCGGATCGGAATCACCGGGGTGCCTGGCGTGGGGAAAAGTACCTTTATTGAATCCTTTGGTACTACGCTTGCCGATGCCGGTCATCAGGTTGCAGTACTTACCATTGATCCTAGTAGTCAAATGAGCAAGGGCAGCATCTTAGGTGATAAAACCCGGATGGAAACTCTGAGTGTGCATCCTTCGGTTTTTATTCGCCCCTCCCCGTCCGGAGATTCTTTGGGCGGAGTGGCTCAAACCACAAAAGAGAGCATTCTGCTTTGCGAGGCGGCGGGATTTGATGTGGTCATCGTGGAAACGGTAGGTGTTGGTCAAAGTGAAACGGAAGTACATTCCATGGTCGACTTTTTTATGCTCCTCATGTTACCTGGTGCAGGTGATGAACTGCAGGGAATTAAACGGGGCATCATGGAAATGGCCGATCTGATCGTCATCAACAAAGCCGATGGACAAAACGAGAAAAAAGCTCGTTTGGCTCAAAAACAATTGGCTGCAGCGTTGCACTACTTCCCACCAAATCCAAATGGATGGACCACTCCTGTTATGACTTGTTCAGCGCTAAAGCACGAAGGCATATCTGAACTTTGGGACAAAGCCCAGGATTTTTTAACCCAAGTACAGGAAAACAATCATTTCGAAAACAGACGTGGGCAGCAATCTTTGCAATGGTTTAGACAAAGTCTAACTGAAAAGCTCAAGAGTCGTTTCCTCGATGAACCAAAGGTTCAAGAAAGAATAAAAGATTTGGAAAAGGCCATTGTTCAAGGCCAGGTTAGCCCATTCTATGCGGCCGATCAACTTCTGGACGAGATCTAAAGACTTTTACGCAACTCTCTGCGCAAGTAGTCCTTGGCTACATCCACTGGATTTTCCTTCATTTTCATCATGATTTGAAAAATCATGTTGCTCAAATCAATTCCGGATGCATTTTCGGGCATGTTGGAGGCTGCAATATTGATCAGCTTAATGGTCTCTTCTTTCGCAATTTTAATCAAGCCCCAAGCCTCAGGAGAAACATATAGCTGTTGGGTTAGATTATGCTGATACTCGGTCCGGATGGACTTGACCAATTCAGATTGAAAATGACGACCTTTCATTCCTTTTTTATGAGTCCGCAAAACCAACTCTGAGGGATGGATGCGCTCCAAAAACAGCGTTAAACGCTCATAAGCGTTCACCTTCGTAGGAGTAAAAGCCTGACGAGCCTCTCTGCGGAGTTCCAATTCCTTTCTCTTGTACTGACTTTCCAATACCTGCTTCAGCATGTAAAAAGTAGTTAGGAAAACGATCATTCCGGGAATCGTCAATTTCAATATTTCAAGCACTATATCCATGGTCTCCTTTTTTCGATTTGGGTAACCCTGCAGGGTGATTAAACATCGGATTGTGAAACCCGAGGTCCAACTTTCAGGGGGCCAAATATCGTAATTTGCTTCATAACGTCACCTTCCCTAGAATAGTATTCCACCAAGCGCCCCAATTTTATAGCTTTGCAGCATGACGCAAGAAACCATGGAGCGACTGTCAGACAGAATCCAAGCCTTGTCTGAATCGCAAACGCTGGCGATGGCACGATTGAGTCGGGAGATGAAAGCTCAAGGGCTTGATATCATTAGTCTGAGTCTGGGTGAACCTGATTTCAATACTCCGGATTTCATTAAAGATGCTGCCAAAAAGGCCATTGATGATAATTACTCTCATTATCCACCAGTTAACGGTTATCTCGAATTAAGGCAGGCCATTTCTGCCAAGTTTAAAAGGGATAACAACCTGGATTATCCAGCTGATCAAATCGTCATTTCAACGGGAGCTAAGCAATCCCTGGCCAACATTGTTTTGAGCATTGTTAACGAAGGTCAGGAAGTTTTACTTCCCGCTCCATATTGGGTAAGCTATTATGAAATCGTCAAATTGGCGGGTGGAATTCCAGTACCCGTCGAAACGTCGATCGACCGGGATTTTAAAATCTCGGCAGAACAATTGGAAAATGCGATCACACCGAATACCCGGTTGATCATTTTCAGTTCACCATGCAACCCAAGTGGTTCGGTATACACCGCTGAGGAGTTAACGCAATTGGCTAAGGTCATTGCCAGGTACCCCAATCTGATGGTGATTTCAGATGAGATTTATGAAATGATCAATTTTGAATCACGCCATGCGTCTTTAGCCACCAATGCAGAAATTTTTGATCAGGTCATCACCGTTAATGGTGTTTCCAAAGGTTTTGCCATGACCGGTTGGAGAATTGGATATATCGGAGCCCCGCTGTGGGTTGCTCAAGCTTGCTCCAAAATGCAAGGGCAATTTACTTCCGCTCCAAGCGGCATTTCCCAAAAAGCAGCACAAGCTGCCGTGGAAGCCGATCCGGCAAAAGTTGCCTACATGCGTGATGAATTTTTGCTCCGTCGCAATTTGATGATTGAATTGCTAAGCGAAATTCCAGGTATTCGTTGCAACCGTCCACCTGGAGCCTTTTATCTCTTCCCGGATATTTCTGAATTTTTCGGAAAGAAAACGGATGGATATGAAATCAACAATGCCAGCGACCTAAGCATGTATCTACTCAAAGAAGCTCATGTAGGTGTGGTAACAGGGGAAGCATTTGGTAATCCTGAATGCATTCGACTATCGTATGCCGCTTCTCAGGATCAACTCAAAGAGGCTGCTGCCCGCATGAAAAAACACTTAAACCGTTTACATTGACATTAAGTAATCACGAAATAAATACGCTGTTCGACAGCTTTATCAACCAAAAGGTATTGATCATCGGTGACGTTATGATTGACGCTTATTACCGAGGCAAAATCGAACGCATTTCTCCAGAAGCTCCAGTTCCGGTGGTAGAAGTTACTTCACGGGAAACCCGATTGGGTGGAGCAGGGAATGTAACCGTTAACCTGGCAGCCATGAAGGCCACACCGATCATCTGCTCCGTTATTGGTGCCGATCCAAATGGTAGTGATTTGATCGGATTGTTGGAAAACGAAGGAATTCCATCCCGTGGAATCCTGCAATCCAAATCCAGAAAAACAACGGTTAAAACTCGGATTATCTCAGGCAGTCAGCACATGCTCCGAATTGACGAAGAGCGTATCGAGCCATTGAGTGACGAAGATCGCCTGAACTTTATCGACCACATCTTGTCTATCTTGAAGAAAGAAGAGGTGGGTGTGGTAATTTTTGAAGATTACGATAAAGGAGTGATCGATCGAACGGTGATTGAAAAGGTGGTGGAGTATTGCAATGCCAATCAAATTCCCACAGCTGTTGATCCCAAGAGAAAAAACTTCCTGCATTACGAAAAAGTGACCTTGTTTAAGCCCAATCTCAAAGAATTGAAGGACGGTCTTAATCTTTTGGATTTTCAAACGGACGTTGATGGATTGAATGAAGCGAATCAGCAATTGACTAAAAAGCTGAATCACGAAACTTCCTTGATTACCCTATCTGAAAAAGGCGTTTACATTTCGTCTAAAGGTGAATCCTCCATTATTCCGGCTCACTTAAGAAATATCGCCGATGTATCCGGAGCCGGAGACACGGTAATCTCCGTTGCGGCTCTTTGCCTGGCGGCGGGCACCTCACCTCAAAACTTGGCCGAAATTGCTAACCTGGCCGGAGGTTTGGTATGCGAGCAAGTGGGGGTTGTTCCCATTTTGCATGAAGACCTCCTTAAAGAATGTTTATCACTCAATCAGGAAGATTCCTATACAGCATGAGCAAAGTAACACCTTACGAATCCGATTCCAGCAAGAAGGAACAAGTAGCAGAAATGTTTGACAACATCTCTGCCAACTACGACTTGCTCAATCACCTTCTCTCCATGGGCATTGATATTACCTGGAGAAAAAAAGCCATCAAGCTGCTTAAGCCCTCAGCACCTAAGCAATTGCTTGACATTGCAACTGGAACTGGTGACTTCGCCTTGGAAGCGATGAGCTTAAATCCAGACAAAATCACTGGAGTGGACATTAGCCGCGAAATGCTGGCCGTGGGTGTTGAAAAAGTGAAAAAACGCGGACTGGAAGGAAAAATCGAGCTGAAATATGGCGATTCAGAAAACCTTCCCTTCTCTGACAATATGTTTGACGCTATTACCGTTTCCTTCGGCGTGCGAAACTTTGAAAACCTAAAAGCTGGTCTGTCGGAAATGCATCGGGTGCTTAAGCCTGGTGGCAAAGTGGCCATTATCGAATTTTCGAAGCCTCAGGCATTTCCTATTAAACAGATCTACCAATTCTATTTCAAAGCGATTCTGCCTTTTATCGGAAAAACGATTTCAAAGGACTCCAGAGCATACACTTACCTACCTGAATCGGTGGACGCCTTTCCTTATGGAGATGAGTTCATGTCTATTCTAAAAGAGGTTGGATTTAGAAATGGTCAATGCATTCCACTAACATTTGGTATTGCATCTATATATTTGGGCGAAAGATAGCGGATTGACAAGTCGTTTGTACATACTTACCGGGATTACCCTCTTCCTCCTATTGAGCGCCACCCAGGTTCAGGCTCAACGGCATCGCTATAAGCTGAAGAAGATTACCAACCTTTCTACCTTCGATGATAAATTGGTCCATTTCGGATTTTCCTTGGGTGTAAACACGGCTGGTTTCCGCCAGGAGAATGACTTAAGTAGAAATGACTCACTCAAGATTGTTGAAACGAATCCTCAATTGGGTTTTAATCTCGGAATTGTAGGAGCTCTTCACTTTGGCAAACACGTAAGTCTACGGTTTATTCCTACTCTGTCTTTCTGCCAACGAAACATGGAATATACCTATACAAGTTTCGCAGGGAGTCAAAACAAGAAGTACATAAAACCAGTTGAATCCACCTACCTGGACTTTCCCCTGAACCTCAAATTACGTTCAGCCCGGTATCACAATTTTGCAGCTTATGTAGTCGGTGGATTCATGTATAGCTACGATTTGGTGAGTCAGCACGACGTGGTCAATGAATCGGTTAACCCCGATGATATCGTTATCAAACTTAATCAACATACCTACAGTTATCAGATCGGAGCGGGGTTTGATTTCTTTCTACCCTACTTTAAGTTCTCTCCGGAATTTAAACTTTCCATGGGGCTAAACAATAACCTGATTCAGGATAATACTTTGTTTGCCACCCCGCTTAACTACCTGAAATCACGTATCTTTCTGGTGTCTTTTACCTTCGAAGGGTAATCTCTTAAATTCTTTAAAATACTATGCGAGCATAGTATTTTTTTATCTAAATTTGGGTCATATGAAACCTGAAGACACTATTGACTTCCCTATCAGATGGGCATGGCACGGCATTCAAAGACAGTATAATTTGATCGCTTCGCGCCACGAATTAACCATGACGATGGGGTATGTATTGCTTAACATCGACATGAATGAGGGAACTCCAAGCACCCAGCTTGGACCGAAAATTGGCATGGAACCCGGGAGCCTCACCCGTACGTTAAAAACGATGGAGGACAAAGGTTATATCTACAAAGAGTCTGACGTTTCTGACAAAAGAAAAGTGCGCATTTGCCTGACCGAACTGGGTCATGAAAAAAGAGAGGTATCCAAGGATGCCGTTCTTCGTTTCAATGAATTTTTCTCCAAGAAAATTCCAAATGGCAAGCGTAAACATTTCTTCGATGTGATGGAATTGATAAACGAATCATTAAAAAACGAAAACATTTTTTTTCAGCATGAGGAGAATTAAGCACGTAACCGTTATCGGATCTGGCGTGATGGGCTCCCGAATAGCTTGTCATTTTGCCAACGTAGGTGTGGAGGTCCTATTGTTGGATCGCGCACCAGACGCACTCACTGAGAAGGAGGAGAAAGTGGGGTTAAATCTGTCGGACAAGGCGGTTAAAAATCGCATTGTAAACGATTCCCTCAAGCAAGCCTTAAAGTCAAACCCCTCCCCTATTTACAGCAAAAAATTTGCCTCAAGGATACAAACCGGAAACCTGGACGATGACCTCAACAAGGTGAGTGATACGGATTGGATTATCGAGGTAATTATTGAGGACCTGGGTATTAAGCAAGCCTTGTTCGAGAAATTGGATGGATTGCGTAAACCGGGCACTTTGATCAGTTCCAATACCTCGGGCATCCCTATCAACATGATGATTCAGGGGCGCTCCGATGATTTTCAAAAGCACTTCTGCGGGACTCACTTTTTTAACCCGCCTCGGTACCTGGCTTTATTGGAAATTATTCCTACCCAGAAAACAGACTCTTCGGTCATTGACTTCTTAATGGATTATGGCAAGAGATACCTGGGCAAGCAGACGGTATTGTGTCAAGACACTCCAGCATTTATCGCGAATCGGGTTGGAATTTTCTCCATTATGGCCCTCTTCCATTTGGTAGATGAATTAGAACTAACAGTAGACGAAGTTGATCGATTAACCGGCCCCCTCATTGGCCGTCCTAAATCGGCAACCTTCCGAACCTGCGACGTGGTTGGATTAGATACCTTGGTTCGAGTAGCCAAGGGGTTGGAACAACATCTGCCAAACGATGAACAACGCGCCATTTTCAAGTTGCCTGATTACGTCGAGAAAATGGTAGAAAATCGCTGGTTTGGAAGTAAAACCAAGCAGGGATTCTTCAAAAAAATAAAGGGGGAAAATGGTAAAAGTGAGATTCTATCACTTGATCTTAAAACCCTTGAATATGGCCCCCGCCAAAAAGCAAAATTTGCCACATTAGAAGCAGCGAAGCCAGTAGAAAACATGGCCGAACGTTTCAAGGTGTTGGTATCGGGCAAGGACAAAGCTGGTGAGTTTTACCGCAGGTCATTCATGGCCCTGTTCGCCTATGTGAGTTACCGAATTCCGGAAATCACAGATGCGCTATACAAAATTGATGATGCCATTCGGGCTGGATTTGGTTGGAAATACGGTCCTTTCGAAACCTGGGACATGCTGGGATTGGAAGACACGTTAAAGGCAATGGAGGCCAGTGGACATGCTCCAGCTCCCTGGATTGCTGAAATGGTAGCTTCAGGTAAAACATCTTTCTACGGCGTAGAAGACGGCAAACGGACCTACTACGATAAAGCAAGCGGTGAATACCGCCTGATCCCAGGACAAGAGAAGACTATTTCCCTGGACGTTATCCGCGATCAAAATACGGTTTGGAAAAACGCCTCCACCACCCTTACAGATTTGGGTGATGGCATTCTGAATTTGGAGTTCCACACCAAGATGAATACGATTGGAGGTGACGTTCTCGCCGGAATCAATTACGCCATAGACCTGGCCGAAAAAGAATATCAAGGTCTGGTCATTTCAAATACCGGAGACAACTTCTCGGCAGGCGCCAATGTGGGACTCATTTTCATGATGGCCATTGAGCAGGAATACGACGAGCTGGATTTTGCCATTCGAACCTTTCAGAATACTATTATGCGGGTGAGATACTCCTCGATTCCCGTAGTAGTAGCCCCTCACAATCTTTGTTTAGGTGGTGGTTGTGAAATGTCTATGCATGCTGACAAGGTGGTGGCTCATTCCGAGCTGTATATGGGCTTGGTGGAATTTGGAGTAGGTGTTATTCCAGGAGGTGGTGGAACCAAAGAATTTGCCCTCCGTTGCTCCGACGGTTTTAAAGATGGTGACATCAGAATCAACACTTTCCGCGATCGATTCCTGACCATTGGTCAAGCCAAAGTATCTACCTCAGCATACGAGGCCTTTGATTTAGGCTACCTAAGAAAGGGAATTGACGAAGTAGTCGTAAGCCGTGAGCTACAATTGTCTACGGCCAAAAGAGCCGCTTTGGAAATGGCCGAACGTGGATATACACAGCCCATTCCAAGAACCGACATCAAGGTACTTGGTCAGGAAGGATTGGGAATCGTATACGTTGGGGCCAATTCAATGAAATCGGGTCATTACATTTCTGAGCACGATCAGCTGATCTCTGAAAAATTGGGATGGGTTCTGTGTGGCGGAGATCTCTCTGAAATAACTGAAGTAAGTGAACAATACCTGTTGGATATGGAGCGAAGAGCATTCCTGGAATTATGTGGTACACGTAAAACCCTGGAAAGACTTCAAAGCATTATTAAAACAGGTAAAGTATTAAGAAATTAAACGCATAGAAAAATGGATGCATACATCGTAGCTGCCAAGCGTTCGGCTGTAGGTAAGGCCAACAGGGGAACCTTTCGATTTCTCCGCCCAGATGACCTGGCCATGCACGTTATTCGCGATTTGATGGATTCGGTACCTGAGTTAGAAGTTGACCGGATCGATGACCTCATTGTGGGTAATGCCATGCCAGAGGCTGAGCACGGACTAAACGTAGGTCGATTAATCTCCCTGATGAGCTTCGACACGGACAAGGTCCCTGGAATGACCGTAAACCGGTATTGCTCATCCGGATTAGAAACCATATCCATTGCTGCCGCTAAAATTCATGCAGGAATGGCCGATTGCATTATTGCAGGAGGAACAGAAAGTATGTCTCTTATTCCTATGGGTGGATGGCGTGTGGTTCCAAATGCGCGAATCGGAAAAAACAATCCCGGGTGGTACTGGGGAATGG is a window encoding:
- a CDS encoding MarR family transcriptional regulator yields the protein MKPEDTIDFPIRWAWHGIQRQYNLIASRHELTMTMGYVLLNIDMNEGTPSTQLGPKIGMEPGSLTRTLKTMEDKGYIYKESDVSDKRKVRICLTELGHEKREVSKDAVLRFNEFFSKKIPNGKRKHFFDVMELINESLKNENIFFQHEEN
- a CDS encoding D-glycero-beta-D-manno-heptose-7-phosphate kinase, producing MHSTIVCRFSGSTQRGCCPHEKTLKPFTLTLSNHEINTLFDSFINQKVLIIGDVMIDAYYRGKIERISPEAPVPVVEVTSRETRLGGAGNVTVNLAAMKATPIICSVIGADPNGSDLIGLLENEGIPSRGILQSKSRKTTVKTRIISGSQHMLRIDEERIEPLSDEDRLNFIDHILSILKKEEVGVVIFEDYDKGVIDRTVIEKVVEYCNANQIPTAVDPKRKNFLHYEKVTLFKPNLKELKDGLNLLDFQTDVDGLNEANQQLTKKLNHETSLITLSEKGVYISSKGESSIIPAHLRNIADVSGAGDTVISVAALCLAAGTSPQNLAEIANLAGGLVCEQVGVVPILHEDLLKECLSLNQEDSYTA
- a CDS encoding pyridoxal phosphate-dependent aminotransferase, with amino-acid sequence MERLSDRIQALSESQTLAMARLSREMKAQGLDIISLSLGEPDFNTPDFIKDAAKKAIDDNYSHYPPVNGYLELRQAISAKFKRDNNLDYPADQIVISTGAKQSLANIVLSIVNEGQEVLLPAPYWVSYYEIVKLAGGIPVPVETSIDRDFKISAEQLENAITPNTRLIIFSSPCNPSGSVYTAEELTQLAKVIARYPNLMVISDEIYEMINFESRHASLATNAEIFDQVITVNGVSKGFAMTGWRIGYIGAPLWVAQACSKMQGQFTSAPSGISQKAAQAAVEADPAKVAYMRDEFLLRRNLMIELLSEIPGIRCNRPPGAFYLFPDISEFFGKKTDGYEINNASDLSMYLLKEAHVGVVTGEAFGNPECIRLSYAASQDQLKEAAARMKKHLNRLH
- a CDS encoding PorT family protein, translated to MHLYIWAKDSGLTSRLYILTGITLFLLLSATQVQAQRHRYKLKKITNLSTFDDKLVHFGFSLGVNTAGFRQENDLSRNDSLKIVETNPQLGFNLGIVGALHFGKHVSLRFIPTLSFCQRNMEYTYTSFAGSQNKKYIKPVESTYLDFPLNLKLRSARYHNFAAYVVGGFMYSYDLVSQHDVVNESVNPDDIVIKLNQHTYSYQIGAGFDFFLPYFKFSPEFKLSMGLNNNLIQDNTLFATPLNYLKSRIFLVSFTFEG
- the ubiE gene encoding bifunctional demethylmenaquinone methyltransferase/2-methoxy-6-polyprenyl-1,4-benzoquinol methylase UbiE, which translates into the protein MSKVTPYESDSSKKEQVAEMFDNISANYDLLNHLLSMGIDITWRKKAIKLLKPSAPKQLLDIATGTGDFALEAMSLNPDKITGVDISREMLAVGVEKVKKRGLEGKIELKYGDSENLPFSDNMFDAITVSFGVRNFENLKAGLSEMHRVLKPGGKVAIIEFSKPQAFPIKQIYQFYFKAILPFIGKTISKDSRAYTYLPESVDAFPYGDEFMSILKEVGFRNGQCIPLTFGIASIYLGER